The genomic DNA AGACCGCACTGCCGCCGCAGGCACTTGCCGGAATTACCAGGGCATCAATTTCATTTGACCAAATCGCCTGAGCAGTTTGCTCCCGTGACGTAACAAACTGGGGCGCACGGCTCAGACCGACCAGCACACAGGGCAAAAACGTGTAGCCCAATTCCTCCGCCGCCGATCGGGGGGAAAGGGTGGGGTCGATCGGTAAAGGCGACAGGGCTGGGGCATGGGCACAGGGAATCTGGAACGTTCGCACAATCAGATGGCTAATGACGGCTTCCGCTCCCGCCAGTGGGTCTACTCCCTGCCCGTGCCGATACTGCATCAGCGCCTCCGTACCCGGATCGTCAGGAAACCGAGCCACGATCGCCACTGCTTCCGCCTTTGCCTGGGTAATCAGCTTTTCGACTGCCCGCAGCAAACTGCCCGGATTCTCGATCGTGCCCCAGGTTGCCCCAGATTCTGCCGTTCGCAGTTCGACCCCTAAAGGCGCATCCGTTACCACATAATCGGTGAGCGTTAGCCCCAGGGTTGCCCGTGCCGCATCTGCCGCCTGAAGATGACGCAGCCGCAAATCAGGTTCGATCGCCTGATCCAGCACCAATCCAATCCGATTTTGATGTACCGGACGCAACCCCCAATGACCCGCCGCAAACTGATCCAGCCCATAGCCCTCT from Leptolyngbya ohadii IS1 includes the following:
- a CDS encoding DUF3326 domain-containing protein, which encodes MHPNSSRPYTVVLIVPTGIGASIGGYAGDALPVAKAMAHVADRLITHPNVMNGASLYWSLPNTFYVEGYGLDQFAAGHWGLRPVHQNRIGLVLDQAIEPDLRLRHLQAADAARATLGLTLTDYVVTDAPLGVELRTAESGATWGTIENPGSLLRAVEKLITQAKAEAVAIVARFPDDPGTEALMQYRHGQGVDPLAGAEAVISHLIVRTFQIPCAHAPALSPLPIDPTLSPRSAAEELGYTFLPCVLVGLSRAPQFVTSREQTAQAIWSNEIDALVIPASACGGSAVLSLSQTPTKIITVQENQTSLAVPAAALGIETIAVNSYLEALGVLVADRAGLNPSSLRPQIANLQECLRTLPENVATV